The Dioscorea cayenensis subsp. rotundata cultivar TDr96_F1 chromosome 11, TDr96_F1_v2_PseudoChromosome.rev07_lg8_w22 25.fasta, whole genome shotgun sequence genomic interval TCACAGTGCCAATGTCAAGCCCCCATCTTTGACATATCTTATCTAGAATTGACGTCCAAGGAGTCAACACTGTGAACTGGAGGACTCAGCCCTCCCACCTATACCTAGCCACTGAGCAAAAGGTATCTATTGGCTGCCCGCATGAAGAAAGCATGGTCAACAATTGCAtgaccacaaaaaataaaaccaaaacagGTGTGGAGAAGCTCACATGAATTGTCTTCCAAGTGAAGAAATATTCAAACTATAAGAGtgcaaaataaaaccaaaacaacgGGGAAGAGACAAATCTATCTATCCTGCGTAAATggaaggaagaagaaggcaGCTTGGGTTAAAGAAGCATATAAAGTTAAAACTGACAACCGTACTATTTTCCAAAAAGTTGACAAGACCGGGCGCCAGATTTCCCTCCAAATAGCAGGGCAAAAATGGAATATTGCATGAAATTAACTGACGGAGTTACACCCATGGACCAAACCATcagcaaaataaaaaaggaaggaCTGCctgtcaaattcaaatgtcagaagAACTTTCTGGGAAGTTTTAaaactttcagggactaaaaaataattttcccttctttattctttatttttacttatttatttgccAAGAcggttaaatatatatacatgataatATAACCATACAAGTTACAAGTGAACCAAATCCGTTTATATTATGTAGTTATATGATTTATAAAGATTAATAGAAGACATgtgaatataaaaatttgaaaaataaaaaactattaaattatataaattagaaaaatgtGTTATATATAACCACTCACCTCAACCAATAATAATGTGGTAAGAAAAACTTGAGATCTCAATCTAATCAGAAAAATAATCACTATTCTTCTATCACGAATGATACCTAATCTTAATATATCTAACAATTTGCTATAAATCCATGAAATaagggatatttttttattttttcacaagAAATCCTATATGATGGTTTtgtgattaaatttttaatcacaATCATAATTctcaatatattaaaaattgaacggtagatcataaaaatataataacaacaataaggagaagaaatcaaagaagagaagaagagaagaagaaaatgcaTGATGATGCATGTTGGGTCTCATCATGCAAGCTCCTTCAATATAATGGCCGGCGGAGCATTCCTCCATTAACAACACTAACTAGGATCATTAACACCACTTTTCCTGGCCAATAAATTCATCCAACCCTCCTCACCCTTCCATTCGTTGACTACAAGAAACTTTGAtcacaaatcaacactcagttATAATGCCCCAGTGATTGAAAACCTCACCATTGGATCAGACTCATTCATCCTTAAAGAACCATAAGAAGTCCTCATCATCTTCCTCCAGCTCTCATTGCCTAACCTTGCTCACCCTCACCACCCTCTCTATCCAActcctcctcttccttcttCACTCCTCACATCGGCGCACGTCGGAGTTACATCCACAAGACTGCAACTCCAACCTCATCTACGTCTACGACCTCCCTCCATACTTCAACAAAGACCTCATAGATGATTGTGACAACCTCACCCCCTAGCGCTCTCTCTGTGACCAGTTTTCCAATTCTGACTTTGGCCCAAAACCCACCAACCTTGTAGAAACAATCCTTGACCACCTCCTGTCATCATGGCACACCACTGATCAGTTCTCAGCGGAGCTCATCTACCACAATCGAATTCTCTCTCATCCTTGCTGCACTACCAACCCCTCTCATGCCACCGCCTTCTACATTCCTTTCTATGCTGGACTTGCCGTAGGAAAACACCTCTTGTCACCCAACTCAACCGCACAAGACCGGGACCTTGACTGTTCTTTACTTCTTAACTGGCTAGCAAAGCAAGAATCTTGGAATCAATCTAATGGGAAAACCACTTTATCATCTTTGGCAGGATAACATGGGACTTCCGTCGAGCCAAGGACAGTGACTGGGACTCTAGCTTCCTATTCATGCCGGCAATGCACCATATGATTCGTCTTCTCCTTGAGCGAAGCCTATGGAACAAGCGTGACGTGGGAATCCCTTATCTGACCGGTTTCCACCCGACAACACCGGGAGAAGTCCGTGATTGGCAAAGCTTCGTGCTAAGCAAGAACCAGTCGACGTTGTTCAGCTTTGCAGGATCATCCCATGTTAGGTTCACTAATGACTTCCGGGGATTGCTGATGAAGGAATATGAGCAGGCCAAGAAATAATACCGATGTGTTTCTTGTATGGCTGATAGGCAATGCATTGGTGGTGGTGGATCAACTTTGAGCTTGTTCTTGAACTCGACGTTCTGTTTGCAGCCCAGAGATGATAGCTTTACTAGGAGATCTATGTTTGATTGCATAGTGGTGGGGGCTATTCTAGTGATGTTCTGGAGAAGAAGTGCACATGAGCAATATGAGTGGTACTTGCCCATgggggaggagaaggagaaagagtGGTTGGTGTTTGCGGATAAGAGGAATGTGAGAAGAGGTGTGGTGAGAATGAAGGAAGTCTTGGAAGGGATTGAGGAAAAGAAGGTGAGGATGATGAGGAAGAAGGTGGTAGAGTTGATTCCCAAGTTGGTGTACTTGGCCGAAAAGTGGCTATATGGAGGACGTCGTCGATGTGGAGCTCAATGGGTTTTTCCAGAGGGTGGAGAAGCATAGGCGGAGTCGAAGCAGGGAAGAAGACAAGCCTGGTGGAGGTAGAACTTTTGCATGGTTTGGCGCTACATAGTACACAAGGAATTTTcaaatagggaaaattactgttcacactaatgaatttcaaaattttctaaatagcccctccaacttttgcacaccccggacagctcttcagttttaatttaaattcccttttaccccctctCGATCACTTCAACTGGGTTAAGTTTATGAATTTCCATTTTTGCCCAtgcaaatggtgggaaaaaaatcgTCCAATCACATCATCTTTTGCactttatgcaatttttttcgGACAAAGTTCAGAAGGCTGAGtatatcttctttttcatcttcttctttttctcatttggtttgttcgatttgagttctatCGGTTTCCCAATAAAGTGAGAATTTTTTCGTTGCTCTCTCTCTTTGATTATTCTGTGTGAGggagtaacaatttataaaaatatagggctattatggagagtttttgtgctattgctagatacaacggggagggacgagtaCTAATATTCACGGTGCTAACTTCTTGGGAATCAATGTTatctgagatatgtgagcggtggggtctcgatatttcccgtgtcaAGGTGAAGTTATCACACCTGATGGACATAAAATGATTTATCgaatagaaaacgaggttgacttccagcgcatgtgtcacatgtactccatcttcaaatgcgctgtagtcgatcttgttgttgagacagatgatgtgccattgtcatATCCTATTAAAAACGATTTTTTCTCGTTGTatagtttttctcttttatgtttatccagtcatagaagttaattattgtttaattatcccagttaccgtttaaatatattaagttactatttaaatattgctttctcagtttaaaatatttatttactgtttacatattggttttaacatttaaattgtttacttactatttaaatattttactgtttacatatttgttttaacatttaaattatttacttcctgtttaaacattttatgtttccatttaaaacatTAACCGTTTCCGTTTAAACTTAAGTGGTGGCAGGAATTCAGACTCTACGAGCGCTCCCGTTCCACCTCATGGCGACCCTGACGGTGT includes:
- the LOC120272207 gene encoding xyloglucan galactosyltransferase XLT2-like, translated to MADRQCIGGGGSTLSLFLNSTFCLQPRDDSFTRRSMFDCIVVGAILVMFWRRSAHEQYEWYLPMGEEKEKEWLVFADKRNVRRGVVRMKEVLEGIEEKKVRMMRKKVVELIPKLVYLAEKWLYGGRRRCGAQWVFPEGGEA